From Phycisphaerae bacterium, a single genomic window includes:
- a CDS encoding glycosyltransferase family 4 protein: protein MNRGPRLGLVVNEYSQQIGGMSTVARATAEYLYARGYDLHLFTNQQCEPDPVIPTYPILTTDLARDLPRLASFKLDLWHSLNYGYAPLSLRCRPLVLTVHGNDFLSPWVRFKFEKTPLLWRMARRERGRGWTQRLVDWVSLPRVDEIIAVSRFTSDLFQRTCRVRQTPMVVPNGVEEFFLQEGDTRLQLLDSSVPPPCRQPSCPEGAIEDPIRSGASAAPLGLTSQCDTVAGGSRPWLHTFAPAGAACGGALGEVRSFGDTPGRCEGVDRRPNRLMSVAALYGWQRKNIDGVIRAMALVGDRLDLEYCIVGDGTGRPALEKLAADLAVSHRVRFLGRLTQEELRAAYASASLFVLTPRPTPGDVEGFGLVYLEAAGSGTPSLGTRFGGTTDAIAEGESGFFADDASPEAIARALEQFFTGRIQFDHETVRDHARRHAWPVVLRRVESIYARVCPQVREWINSRETTPGVQLRPSPVVEIPPEPAPVLCG, encoded by the coding sequence GAATCGCGGGCCGCGATTGGGACTGGTCGTTAACGAGTACTCGCAGCAGATCGGCGGCATGTCAACCGTTGCGAGGGCGACGGCCGAATACCTGTATGCCCGCGGGTACGACCTGCACCTGTTCACCAACCAGCAATGCGAGCCCGACCCGGTCATTCCGACATACCCGATCCTGACCACCGACCTGGCCCGCGACCTGCCGCGTCTGGCCAGTTTCAAGTTGGATCTCTGGCACTCGCTGAACTACGGGTATGCGCCGCTGTCGCTGCGATGCCGACCGCTGGTCCTGACGGTGCACGGAAACGATTTTCTGAGCCCCTGGGTGCGTTTCAAGTTCGAGAAGACTCCGCTCCTGTGGCGTATGGCCCGACGCGAGCGGGGGCGAGGCTGGACCCAGCGGCTCGTCGATTGGGTTTCGCTGCCTCGCGTGGATGAGATTATCGCCGTCAGCCGCTTCACAAGCGACCTGTTCCAGCGGACCTGCCGGGTGCGACAGACTCCGATGGTCGTGCCGAATGGCGTCGAGGAGTTTTTTCTTCAGGAGGGCGACACTCGCCTTCAGCTACTCGACTCTTCCGTGCCTCCACCGTGCCGGCAGCCCTCGTGCCCCGAAGGGGCAATAGAAGACCCGATCCGTTCAGGAGCATCTGCCGCCCCACTGGGGCTGACCAGCCAATGTGACACGGTTGCCGGGGGCTCGCGCCCCTGGCTACACACCTTCGCCCCTGCCGGGGCGGCTTGCGGCGGTGCGCTTGGCGAGGTTCGTTCGTTCGGGGATACACCTGGAAGATGCGAGGGAGTCGATCGGCGGCCCAATCGCCTGATGTCGGTCGCGGCCTTGTATGGCTGGCAGCGCAAGAACATCGACGGCGTGATTCGGGCGATGGCGCTGGTCGGCGACCGATTGGATCTTGAGTATTGTATCGTCGGCGACGGCACCGGACGGCCCGCACTGGAGAAGCTTGCAGCGGACTTGGCTGTCTCGCATCGCGTGCGTTTCCTCGGACGGCTGACCCAGGAGGAACTACGCGCGGCCTACGCCTCAGCCAGTCTGTTTGTTCTGACCCCGCGTCCAACGCCCGGCGACGTGGAGGGCTTCGGCCTGGTCTACCTGGAGGCGGCCGGCTCAGGAACGCCGTCTCTCGGCACCCGCTTCGGCGGCACGACGGACGCCATCGCGGAAGGCGAGTCAGGCTTCTTCGCAGATGATGCCAGCCCCGAGGCCATTGCCCGTGCCCTGGAACAGTTCTTCACGGGCCGGATCCAATTTGACCACGAGACAGTCCGCGATCATGCCCGCCGCCATGCCTGGCCGGTGGTTTTGCGACGGGTCGAGTCGATCTACGCCCGCGTCTGCCCGCAGGTGCGCGAATGGATCAACTCGCGCGAAACCACGCCTGGTGTTCAACTCCGGCCATCACCGGTTGTCGAGATACCGCCCGAGCCCGCCCCGGTTCTGTGCGGCTGA